A segment of the Elaeis guineensis isolate ETL-2024a chromosome 6, EG11, whole genome shotgun sequence genome:
AGGAGCTCCACCTTGTCGACCTCCTCACTGACGAATAGGGAGAAGACGTCGTCGGCGATGGCTTGAGCTTCTTTGGTGGTGGGGAGGCTGCCGCCCTCAAGGAAGCGGTCGACGGGGATGTAGGGGCGGCGCTGGAAGTAGCCGTTACCCTTCTTGCCGACGCTGATGACGGTGTAGTCGAGGCCGAGCCGCTTGATCTTGGCGATGCGGGTCTCAGCCTtcttgatgatgctgttgttgaagCCGCCGCAGAGGCCACGGTCGCCGGTGACGACGACGAGGGCGATCTTCTTGACGGGGCGGACCTTGGTGAGGGGGATGTCGATGTCCTCGGTCAAGAGCTGCTCGTTGATGTTGTAGAGGACCTCGACTAGGGTCTCGGAGAAGGGGCGGCCGCTGACGACGGCCTCCTGGGCGCGGCGGACCTTGGCGGCGGCGACGAGCTTCATGGCCTCGGTGATCTTCTGGGTGTTCTTCACGGAGTCGATGCGCTCGCGGAGCTCGCGGAGGCCGCAGTGGACGGCGGTCGACGGCGCGCGGTGGGAAGATGGCGAAGGCGATGCCGGCGAGAGGCGGGAAGGGGAGATGAGGGAGCGAGAACAAAGGGAGTCGAAATCGGGGGAAAGCGAGGGTCTGGGAGATGCCCACATTGCGAGATTGGAGCAGGACATGGTTCTAGAGCTTTCGGAgaccccctctcttctcttttgttcGGTGTTTTCGCTTGGTTGGGAGAGGAAGGGGAAGGGGGAACAAGAGGGGAGAGGAGGAACGAGAGATGGAGGGAAGGGTTGGTGGGTTGGGGTTTCGATTGGGCTGGGGATAAAGGATTTTGACCGTTGAGAGGGGCTGTGGGCCTTGGAGGTTTTTAGGGTTTTTGAGATTGGAATTTTGTGGAAAGGGGAAGTTGGTGAGTGGTGGTGGCGCTTGGAGACGTTACCGTCTGTGAATAATTGGCTCTGTCATACCCTTTTCCCCAATGATTCCAGTCCATCTACagcaaatttaattaattagtacaTCCCAGGGTATGTTGGTTTTGGGAGAAGGAGAGGCGTGTGAAATAAAGTGCCCAAATTGAGCACGATGTTGAGTATAAAATATATTAGGACTTGCTAGAAAAATATATAATGCTTGAACACCGTTGCATTGCAAGGATTAGTATGAAAGTGCTTTGAACGGGTGTTTGATTAGCAGATGTTTTCTATTTCAATCATTTAGCTAGAAAAAATTTCATTCTGATATTAATTCTGAAGCAAAATGGAAtggataaatctatctaaaactcaattcatattcttctttaaagatttaaatttttatttttatttcagtcaCTAGAAAATTTAGCCATTTTGATCCTAATatatttcgatttcaattttagTGGTGAACCAAACATCTCTGAAAGTTGCTGGAAATAATTCCTTTAGTAACGAGGGACTAATAAAAGGCAACTAAGCAACGGATCAAGTTGTTAAAGTTAATTCCTTCAGTGGTGAGAGAGTAATAAAATACAATTGAGGAATAAATCATGCCTAAAGCTTGTTAACTTCGTTATTAATGTTTAAGAAATTGGTGAATGCATGCAACATGCCCATTTTGAAGACAATAAAGCAATACATCATGCATAAAGTCTGTTAAGATTAACTTAGTGATTACTCTGTTTAAGAAATCCCTTCATATCCGCTTCGAACACAAGAGAAGATGCACAAATATGCAATAACGGTCTCACAccaaatgatgaaaataaatgaaagagagaagatggTGAATCAGGTATTTTTTGGAAGCCTATGTTGTTCCATGGTTTCTCTAAAATTTGCAGGACTCCAACATTTttaacaatataaaaaaaaaagggatcaaGACTACAAGATGAACTAGAGGGTTTTCTTTATAGAAAGTTCTGTAGAATTCTTATTTGGTTTAGTAATTCCGTCTTTAATATTTGCTAGCAGTTCCTTGCCACAATAACTCCAAATTACCCTATCTTGGATAGCTAATTCTAGCAATAAACTATTCAAACACAGCCTCTCGTATGAATAACATATAGCAAGTCATAATCCATCCATACTTCATGAATAAATAATTAATCGAATATAGTACtattgataattatttatagttgattaatttttattttattttttaatataaataatatttaaaaaataaaaaactagagataaatctcctGCTATACTTTCAGCTTAAAAGTAGCTATCATTTGAGTTTCAATTAAAAGTAGCTATTCATTTGAAATATAAGTTAAAAGCAACTATTCATTTTGACTGAAATGATCCTTATACTCTTTAAAATACtttagtattatattatcatagtatgatattcctttacaataagatagtattacattatattagtatagtattactttataataatacagtattactttattgtattatattagtgtagtatttcttaacaataaggtagtattatattatattaatataatatttttttctaataatgtagtattactttattgtattatactatgtagtatttctttataataaggtagtattacattatcatagtgtagtatttttttattgtaatactattttataacaatatagtgttattttataatagtacagtataattttataatattataatattactttataatagtataatattgcTTTATAATTATAAGGGCAATTAGGTCATTTCATCTTTATTTGGATAGTTGCTTTTAAGTTATGTTTTAATAGCTATTTTTACTTGAAACTCAAGTGAATAGctatttttaagtttaaactcaagTGAATAATTGTTTCTAGTTTATCCTTTAAGAAATGGTGTATTTTGAACTataactctatttttttttgggaaaagGGAAGAGCAACACTCCACCCACCTCACTAGAGATTGAAGTCAAAAGGAGGTTATATGTAGTGACCTCATAAGCAAGAAAAGGGCATCAGACCCATTACAGTTTTACAATAAAAGGGGATTGGTAAATTTACAAGAAAAGAGATTGTTATGATTTCTTGGGGATGATATGGTGCCAAAAATAATGTAGGAGAAGGGCATTTTCCAATACTGTCTATCATTCGAGAATTTTTTAGGAAAGATTCTATTATTCTATTTTTTCCAAAATCATTAAGAGACTAGAGTACCAAACAACTGAAAAGAGAAGAGATGTTTGACATAGAATGTTCTATAAGAAAATCCTCTTAGTGCTAATTGGCTATGTTCACCTTACACTTACAATGAAGACTAAGAGTTCTCCTGATTGAAACTAAGAAGGGATAAAGAATAAGAATATGACTTAAAAAGCTAAGCCCCACATTGCATAAAATACCACAAAATATGTATCAAACCCTTCTTATTTATCAATTCTCTAGCATTGAATTTGTTCCTTAGGGTCAaccaaacaattttttttttttttttgtggggcggGATGTGGGGGGTGCGGGGGACTCTTAGCTCCCAAATAGAAGGGGCAAGTGGACAAATTATACCTGTTTGTTTAGAAATTTGTAAAAAAAGCTAACTAATAATATGTATCAAACCCTTCTTATTTATCAACTCTCTAACATTGATCTTGTTCCTTAGGGTCAaccaaataaatatatttttttaattttttggggaCTCTTAGCTCCCAAATAGAAGGGGCAAGTGGACAAATTATACCTATTTGTTTAGAAATTTGTGCAAAGAGCTAACTAATAAAACTCCAAAAAACATCCACTTCTAGATAGGCATATCTAGTTGGAGTTTAGGTCTGACATATGAGAGTAATTAGAGAGGTCTTTGAATTCCTATAATATTGAGCTACAGGTGGTGAGGTTTAAGAGAATAGACTAGCTGCAACAAGATTCATTCCAGAAAAGGATTAGCAGTGCTTGTTTATTCACTGCATTATCAAAATGATGACAGAGAGAATTCATAGTGGGTAATCACTAATCCAAACATTTTTTTTCTAGCATTTGATTGAATGCCACTCTCTAGCTGAAAAGCGACAATTGGCTAAAAGTGGTCAAGAGTTTTGACTGTATTCTTCCAACTTTCTCATGATATTTATCCGTCCAGGGTAGGGCATACTAGAAAAACTTATTCACTAGTAAAAAGCGACAACAACCCTAATATCTAGGTTGTGTAATTGCACGAGCCATCCGTATTTGGATAgtcgaaaaaagaaataaaaaatgggTTGTAATGACTACAATAGTGTGGGTCGAGATATCCTGATCTTCAAGGACTTTTGCTTCTACCACACTACCTAAGAGAAGGATAAGAAGTGGGATGTAGTTGTAGCTTTGAGGTATTCTATTATTGTTGCTGCATGTAAATTTGAATCCTACAAGAAAACTAAACCAAAGAATTTGAAAGGTAACAACAAAGTTAACTTAAAAGTTAAGATGAAGATAAACT
Coding sequences within it:
- the LOC105046816 gene encoding ATP synthase gamma chain 1, chloroplastic translates to MSCSNLAMWASPRPSLSPDFDSLCSRSLISPSRLSPASPSPSSHRAPSTAVHCGLRELRERIDSVKNTQKITEAMKLVAAAKVRRAQEAVVSGRPFSETLVEVLYNINEQLLTEDIDIPLTKVRPVKKIALVVVTGDRGLCGGFNNSIIKKAETRIAKIKRLGLDYTVISVGKKGNGYFQRRPYIPVDRFLEGGSLPTTKEAQAIADDVFSLFVSEEVDKVELLYTKFVSLVKSDPVIHTLLPLSPRGEICDINGVCVDAADDELFRLTTKEGKLTVERETVRTPTPSFSPILQFEQDPVQILDALLPLYLNSQILRALQESLASELAARMSAMSNATDNAIELKRSLSITYNRERQAKITGEILEIVAGAEALS